From Penaeus vannamei isolate JL-2024 chromosome 12, ASM4276789v1, whole genome shotgun sequence, the proteins below share one genomic window:
- the LOC113803960 gene encoding guanidinobutyrase codes for MLSKAASSVPARVAATGALRTSSHAADGGAKAFNQPLSPNYLTRAGGIASFMRLPVQDDTQGLDACLVGVPLDVGTSNRSGTRMGPRQIRTESVLLRPNNQATGAMPFESLNVADVGDVPMNIYNLPEACKHIRSHYSELVKDGCIPLTMGGDHTITYPILQAIKDRYGTVCLIHVDAHNDVSDTMLGAKITHGTPFRRAVEEDLIDPKATVQIGLRGSSYTVDAHAWQISKGFRIVQAHQCWHKSLEPLMEEVKAMMGDRPVYLSFDIDAIDPGFCPGTGTPEIGGLTPIQALEIIRGCRGLNLVGCDLVEVSPPYDFEGTTALTGANLLFEMLCVLPRVKYYDFK; via the exons ATGCTGAGCAAGGCCGCCAGCAGCGTGCCCGCCCGTGTAGCGGCCACGGGCGCCCTCAGGACGAGCTCCCACGCGGCGGACGGCGGCGCGAAGGCGTTCAACCAGCCTCTGTCGCCGAATTACCTGACGAGGGCCGGCGGGATCGCCTCCTTCATGCGGCTCCCTGTGCAGGACGACACGCAAG gCCTAGACGCGTGCCTGGTGGGCGTTCCCCTGGACGTGGGCACCTCGAACCGAAGCGGCACTCGCATGGGGCCCCGCCAGATCCGCACCGAGTCGGTCCTCCTGCGCCCGAACAACCAGGCCACGGGCGCCATGCCCTTCGAGTCGCTCAACGTGGCCGATGTCGGGGACGTGCCCATGAATATTTACAA CTTGCCCGAGGCGTGCAAACACATCCGGAGTCACTATAGCGAGTTAGTGAAGGACGGCTGCATTCCCCTCACCATGGGCGGCGACCACACCATCACGTACCCCATCCTGCAGGCCATCAAG GACCGTTACGGCACCGTCTGCCTCATCCACGTCGACGCCCACAATGACGTCAGCGACACGATGCTGGGAGCGAAGATCACCCACGGGACGCCCTTCAGGAGAGCCGTCGAGGAGGACCTGATCGACCCGAAGGCTACCGTGCAGATAGGCCTACGTGGCTCCTCTTACACTGTGGATGCGCATGCGTGGCAGATAAGCAAG GGTTTCCGCATCGTCCAAGCCCACCAGTGTTGGCACAAGTCCCTGGAGCCTTTGATGGAGGAGGTGAAAGCCATGATGGGCGATCGACCCGTTTACCTCTCCTTCGACATCGACGCTATTGACCCTGGCTTCTGTCCTGGCACTG gCACCCCTGAAATTGGAGGTCTGACCCCCATCCAGGCGCTGGAAATCATCCGTGGGTGCCGTGGCCTGAACCTCGTGGGATGTGACTTGGTCGAG gtGTCTCCTCCATATGACTTCGAGGGAACTACTGCACTCACTGGCGCCAATCTGCTCTTTGAGATGCTCTGTGTTCTTCCCCGTGTGAAATATTATGATTTCAAATAA